A genomic region of Trichothermofontia sichuanensis B231 contains the following coding sequences:
- a CDS encoding BREX system ATP-binding domain-containing protein: MPTMTRINPADLEQLQQGIPPSDPALLTQMTLGREVWLDRVQEHYLENYLADGGSKVKVLVGEAGTGKTHLLRSVAQDAQALGYATVYLSARDHKLNDLPGLYRAIVAQLDLDALVQGLCGYVAAKLGYGRDRYDGQGSLVPLICEEQLLTRDQAIREINRAKANAFHTIDLGTSFRTFAHHVITSHLIHGNEADLALGLKWLRGEKLERHEKQITHLFERLSRTTARAWLNCLIRLLQLAGKTGLVVAIDDLEVMTEHSPITGRFIYTPNAIKDVCELFRQLIDDVELLSHFLLLLAGRPPLINDEKRGFKSYEALWMRLQTGLVPIGRFNPLADIVDTDAHLLANGRDFAEAVHGKLLTLFSDANLPLELDYDQVPDLSEQGPLRSAVIKATLMVESALTPGPSAQGEGR, from the coding sequence ATGCCAACGATGACACGGATTAACCCAGCAGATCTGGAGCAGTTACAGCAGGGCATCCCGCCCAGTGATCCTGCCTTGCTCACCCAGATGACCCTGGGGCGCGAAGTCTGGCTCGATCGCGTCCAGGAGCATTACCTGGAAAACTACCTGGCCGATGGCGGCAGTAAGGTCAAAGTCCTGGTGGGCGAAGCGGGGACGGGCAAAACCCATTTGCTGCGATCGGTCGCCCAGGATGCCCAGGCATTGGGGTATGCAACCGTCTACCTCTCGGCGCGGGATCACAAGCTCAATGACCTGCCGGGACTGTACCGGGCGATCGTGGCCCAATTAGATCTGGATGCCCTTGTGCAAGGCTTGTGTGGCTATGTGGCGGCGAAACTGGGCTATGGCCGCGATCGCTACGATGGCCAGGGGTCACTGGTGCCGCTGATCTGTGAGGAACAGTTGCTCACACGAGATCAGGCGATTCGCGAAATCAACCGGGCCAAGGCCAACGCCTTTCATACGATTGATCTGGGGACTTCCTTCCGCACTTTTGCCCACCATGTCATTACCAGTCATTTGATTCATGGGAACGAGGCCGATCTGGCCCTAGGGCTGAAATGGTTGCGAGGCGAAAAGTTAGAACGCCACGAAAAGCAGATTACCCACCTCTTTGAACGTCTCAGTCGCACCACAGCCCGTGCCTGGTTAAATTGCCTGATTCGATTGTTGCAATTGGCCGGAAAAACGGGGTTAGTGGTGGCGATCGATGACCTGGAGGTAATGACGGAACATTCGCCCATTACCGGGCGGTTTATTTATACGCCCAATGCGATCAAAGATGTGTGTGAACTCTTCCGCCAACTGATTGATGATGTGGAACTACTCAGCCATTTCCTGTTGCTCCTGGCAGGGCGTCCACCGTTGATTAATGACGAAAAGCGGGGTTTCAAGAGTTATGAAGCCCTCTGGATGCGGTTGCAAACAGGGTTGGTGCCCATTGGGAGATTTAATCCTTTGGCGGATATTGTCGATACTGATGCCCACCTGCTAGCCAATGGTCGCGATTTTGCTGAAGCTGTCCACGGCAAGCTGCTAACCCTGTTTAGCGATGCCAATTTACCCCTGGAGTTGGATTATGACCAGGTACCCGATCTCAGTGAACAGGGGCCACTGCGATCGGCGGTAATCAAAGCGACGTTGATGGTGGAGTCTGCCCTCACCCCCGGCCCCTCTGCCCAGGGCGAGGGGAGATGA
- a CDS encoding BREX system ATP-binding domain-containing protein — MPTYSEPRKQAIAVIESLRAGIPTRVSTRELPDLRESLIEQIAQDLRRLADGNPPPGRLLWGAYGQGKTHALTAVEHMALDEGFAVSRLSLSREVSCHHLFNFYGRVAIALRTPDSQIPGIQQALDRQEPGNLIDSPILNPGRYVHPLPAIVLEDYFYAAGEDRDLLYGDLMGTRLSMLELRRMHRLNRGETMPRFEENFRVAQHASAYFGLMADALVWCGYKGWVILIDEVELVGRLGRVSRLQAYRNLNWLLNWSKNMPYPIYTLGVVASSLRNDVWFSGAGAIEAKPTGRQARIDSVQIPALAAERGGPELALEMENFFKMAINSRQCPSIKLIRDSDLESLLERLRELHGVAYDWSAQLDVDSLRRKVKETGSQPIRTYIRAALEVLDMAYVYREAIDLQVDRLQEAALTEDESYFVPAADE; from the coding sequence ATGCCAACCTACTCGGAACCTCGTAAACAGGCGATCGCGGTGATTGAGTCCCTGCGGGCGGGGATTCCCACGCGGGTCTCGACCCGTGAACTGCCCGATCTGCGGGAATCCTTAATCGAGCAAATTGCTCAGGATCTACGCCGGTTAGCCGATGGCAATCCGCCACCCGGTCGCCTGCTGTGGGGGGCCTATGGCCAGGGGAAAACCCATGCTTTGACGGCAGTGGAACACATGGCCCTGGATGAGGGCTTTGCAGTGAGTCGCCTGTCCCTCAGCCGGGAGGTGTCCTGCCACCATTTGTTTAACTTCTATGGTCGGGTGGCGATCGCCCTTCGCACGCCCGATTCGCAAATCCCAGGCATTCAACAAGCCCTCGATCGTCAGGAACCGGGCAACCTCATCGATAGTCCCATCCTTAATCCGGGACGCTATGTCCATCCCCTACCCGCGATCGTCCTGGAGGACTATTTCTATGCAGCGGGCGAAGACCGGGACCTGCTCTACGGCGATCTGATGGGAACCCGGCTGTCCATGCTGGAACTGCGACGGATGCATCGCCTCAACCGGGGGGAAACGATGCCGCGCTTTGAGGAAAATTTCCGTGTGGCCCAACACGCCAGTGCCTACTTTGGGCTGATGGCGGATGCGCTGGTGTGGTGTGGGTATAAGGGCTGGGTGATTCTGATTGATGAGGTGGAGTTGGTCGGTCGGTTGGGCCGGGTCAGCCGCCTGCAAGCCTACCGGAATCTCAACTGGCTGCTCAACTGGTCGAAAAATATGCCCTACCCGATCTATACCCTGGGGGTGGTGGCGTCCAGTTTACGAAATGATGTCTGGTTCAGTGGGGCGGGCGCAATCGAGGCTAAACCCACGGGACGGCAGGCGCGGATTGATAGTGTCCAGATCCCGGCCCTGGCGGCAGAACGAGGGGGACCGGAATTGGCACTGGAGATGGAGAATTTTTTCAAAATGGCGATTAATAGCCGTCAATGTCCTTCGATCAAGCTGATTAGGGATAGCGATTTAGAGAGTTTGTTGGAGCGTCTGCGGGAGTTGCATGGGGTCGCCTATGATTGGTCGGCGCAACTGGATGTGGACAGTTTGCGGCGCAAGGTGAAGGAAACGGGGAGTCAACCGATTCGCACGTATATTCGGGCGGCGCTGGAGGTGTTGGATATGGCCTATGTCTATCGGGAGGCGATCGATTTACAGGTAGATCGGCTTCAGGAAGCGGCCCTGACGGAAGATGAGAGTTATTTTGTGCCGGCAGCGGATGAGTGA
- a CDS encoding CHAT domain-containing protein — MTQAGLRDRVQDQRWRTGSRAVIQEFHLSVTPLGDDEYLVRTEQVAPGVPLAEEQVAWPIDTWLQQSRQLMQDPLLKVLQDKKQLGRGTGEPTVANLVSFGQTLYNQLFQGTIRDSWVTAQGIAYHRRERLRLRLGLKGTRLTRIPWEVLQGDRPLATGTDVMFSRYQPTPIALPSPLLPHLHPDLQQPLRVLVVLAAPEDQERLALRHEVETLQAELRRVATSSEMGPLPELDLTILEQPGREALTQALEQGDYQVLHYSGHSNVSATGGELYLVSGQTGLTETLSGEDLAGLLVNNGICMVVLNSCRGAHAASEAITDDTATQSLAESLVRRGIPGVLAMAERIPDSVALTLSRLFYRNLKQGYPVDLSLNRARQGLISAYGSHQLYWALPILYLHQNFDGFLTVPAPAAADREANLDPPEPIVLEPVTNATASEATVPPPSVSSVQSQRVPPDMASAASLLAIDDTDTPISPEELSKAAELIRQLSGGEADTDLEEPLLAAGHESLLPDTATDLPAFTLEHPLREGDHPDDLVGPLAYPGTEAEPEAGLLNQQQLAHVVAAYRREVALNPKDANAYHKLGLALYKLGEYEEAAQMYRQAIELDPSRSDLYRNLGTALYRQGNIPAALDAYSQALEKLSHPAPATALSSRSPANPIPNPLAAFTGAATGTPTPTSLGKRLPLWSVLTVLGTVGAIGVALTGLGVIPGGFWSAPVARIESSPSPAAPLSPSRFPTDPQEWASQSTEAVTAIAIDRLSHADLDTGQQAVTALLDRSALAEARAALATVPNRNLSDPRVTFLWGRLIWQSLQTGDPQNYTIDDARRYWETAVRDQPNVPAFRNALGFAYLAEGNLERANREWLRSLSLSEQILAQNPPAQNQPLPADMLTAYAGMAIALHQSANQQPPAVQANLRKRADELYRLVTAQAPDAFQLDSLQKNWLWTEASIREWQSLGQTVAQRQ, encoded by the coding sequence ATGACACAGGCTGGGTTACGGGACAGGGTGCAGGATCAGCGTTGGCGTACTGGGAGCAGAGCAGTGATTCAGGAGTTCCATCTCTCGGTGACCCCGCTGGGGGACGATGAGTACCTGGTGCGGACTGAGCAGGTTGCGCCAGGGGTGCCTCTGGCGGAAGAACAGGTGGCGTGGCCGATCGATACCTGGCTACAACAGTCCCGTCAGTTAATGCAGGACCCGTTACTCAAGGTTTTGCAGGATAAAAAACAATTGGGAAGAGGGACGGGTGAACCGACGGTTGCGAATTTGGTCAGCTTTGGTCAAACCCTGTATAACCAATTGTTCCAGGGCACGATTCGCGACAGTTGGGTGACGGCCCAAGGGATTGCCTACCACCGCCGGGAACGCTTGCGGCTGCGGCTGGGCCTGAAGGGTACCCGGTTAACCCGCATTCCCTGGGAGGTGTTGCAGGGCGATCGCCCCCTGGCGACGGGGACGGATGTCATGTTTTCCCGCTACCAACCCACCCCGATCGCGCTGCCTTCACCGTTACTGCCCCACCTCCACCCCGATCTTCAGCAACCCCTGCGGGTATTGGTGGTTCTGGCGGCCCCAGAGGATCAGGAACGGCTGGCCCTGCGCCATGAGGTGGAAACCCTGCAAGCGGAACTACGACGGGTGGCCACCAGCAGTGAAATGGGACCGCTCCCTGAGCTGGATTTAACGATTTTGGAACAACCCGGACGCGAGGCCCTGACCCAAGCCCTAGAACAGGGAGATTACCAAGTCCTGCACTATTCCGGTCACAGTAATGTGAGTGCCACGGGGGGAGAACTCTACCTGGTCAGTGGCCAGACGGGGTTAACCGAAACCTTGAGTGGTGAAGATCTGGCGGGGTTGCTGGTGAACAATGGCATCTGCATGGTGGTTCTGAACTCCTGTCGGGGTGCCCATGCCGCCAGTGAGGCGATTACCGACGATACGGCCACCCAGAGTTTGGCGGAAAGCCTGGTGCGGCGCGGGATTCCCGGCGTGTTGGCGATGGCCGAGCGCATCCCCGACTCAGTAGCGCTCACCTTAAGTCGGCTGTTCTATCGCAATTTGAAGCAGGGCTATCCGGTTGATCTCAGTTTGAACCGCGCCCGTCAGGGGTTGATCTCCGCCTATGGGTCCCATCAACTCTACTGGGCTTTGCCCATCCTCTATTTGCACCAGAATTTTGATGGCTTTTTGACGGTGCCAGCGCCCGCTGCCGCCGATCGCGAGGCTAACCTGGACCCACCCGAACCTATTGTCCTTGAACCTGTCACCAATGCGACGGCATCAGAGGCCACGGTTCCGCCGCCGTCGGTCTCGTCTGTCCAGAGTCAGCGCGTTCCGCCGGATATGGCCAGCGCTGCCAGTTTATTAGCGATCGATGATACTGACACGCCGATTTCGCCCGAAGAACTCTCCAAAGCGGCTGAGTTAATTCGGCAGTTATCGGGGGGCGAAGCAGACACGGACTTGGAAGAACCCCTCCTGGCTGCCGGCCACGAAAGCCTACTCCCTGATACCGCAACTGACTTACCGGCTTTTACGCTCGAACACCCTCTTCGAGAGGGGGATCATCCCGATGATCTCGTGGGGCCGCTGGCCTACCCCGGTACGGAGGCGGAACCGGAAGCAGGCTTACTGAATCAGCAACAGTTGGCCCATGTGGTAGCAGCCTATCGCCGGGAGGTGGCCCTGAACCCGAAGGATGCCAATGCCTATCACAAACTGGGGCTGGCGCTTTACAAACTAGGCGAGTACGAAGAAGCCGCCCAGATGTACCGGCAGGCGATCGAGCTAGACCCCAGCCGTAGTGATCTCTATCGCAACCTGGGAACGGCCCTCTATCGCCAGGGGAATATACCCGCTGCCCTAGATGCCTACAGCCAAGCACTAGAAAAGCTGTCCCATCCTGCACCGGCCACGGCCCTCTCCAGCCGCTCCCCGGCTAATCCGATCCCAAACCCCCTAGCCGCTTTCACGGGGGCGGCGACAGGTACCCCCACCCCGACCTCCCTGGGTAAACGACTGCCTCTCTGGTCAGTCCTGACCGTACTCGGCACCGTCGGTGCGATTGGGGTGGCGCTGACGGGGTTGGGGGTGATCCCTGGGGGGTTCTGGTCTGCACCTGTGGCCCGGATTGAGTCCTCCCCGTCGCCGGCGGCGCCATTGTCTCCATCCCGGTTCCCCACAGACCCGCAGGAGTGGGCCAGTCAGAGTACAGAGGCTGTAACGGCGATCGCCATCGATCGCCTCAGCCATGCCGATCTAGATACTGGCCAACAGGCGGTTACAGCGTTGCTCGATCGTTCCGCCTTGGCTGAAGCTAGGGCTGCCCTCGCTACGGTACCCAACCGCAATCTGAGTGATCCACGTGTGACGTTCCTGTGGGGACGGCTGATCTGGCAATCCTTGCAAACCGGTGATCCCCAAAACTACACGATCGACGACGCCCGCCGCTACTGGGAAACGGCGGTGCGCGATCAACCCAATGTACCGGCCTTCCGCAATGCCCTGGGCTTTGCCTACCTAGCCGAGGGTAATCTGGAACGGGCCAACCGGGAATGGCTGCGATCGCTGTCCCTGAGCGAACAGATTCTGGCCCAGAATCCGCCAGCCCAAAACCAGCCCCTCCCTGCCGATATGCTCACTGCCTATGCCGGGATGGCGATCGCCCTGCACCAATCAGCCAACCAGCAACCCCCCGCCGTCCAGGCGAATCTGCGCAAGCGTGCCGACGAACTCTATCGCTTGGTGACCGCTCAGGCCCCCGACGCCTTCCAACTCGATAGCCTCCAGAAAAATTGGCTCTGGACCGAAGCCAGCATCCGCGAATGGCAGAGCCTCGGCCAAACCGTCGCCCAGCGGCAGTAA
- a CDS encoding tetratricopeptide repeat protein, whose product MSQAIRRPRRRRFIGYGIRKMAAIGLLLSNLWGTDPVQAQASEVTLRDATLQERAQAALAAHQYETAATLWQTIVHDHPDDASAYYYLGLSLHAQERLDEAMTAYQTALRLNPQYDAAYINLGLILISLGNLERAKLLFEEVLQLPDRPEVPASIHTIAHYNLAIIEKRTDHTEAALSEVQLALAITPDFALAQQLLEQLRSGQWD is encoded by the coding sequence ATGTCTCAAGCTATTCGTCGTCCGCGCCGCCGGAGATTCATCGGATACGGTATACGAAAGATGGCCGCGATCGGGCTACTCCTGAGTAACCTATGGGGAACAGACCCCGTTCAGGCCCAAGCATCTGAGGTAACCCTCCGGGATGCAACTCTCCAGGAACGTGCCCAGGCGGCTCTGGCTGCGCATCAGTATGAGACCGCAGCCACTCTCTGGCAGACGATCGTCCATGACCATCCCGATGATGCCAGTGCCTACTATTATCTCGGCCTGAGTTTGCACGCTCAGGAGCGGTTGGATGAGGCAATGACTGCTTATCAAACAGCTCTGCGTCTTAACCCGCAGTACGATGCGGCCTATATCAACCTGGGGTTAATTCTCATTAGCCTGGGTAATCTGGAGCGGGCGAAACTCCTATTTGAAGAGGTTTTACAATTGCCCGATCGCCCGGAAGTCCCGGCGAGTATCCATACGATCGCTCACTACAATTTGGCCATCATTGAGAAGCGTACTGATCACACTGAGGCGGCGTTAAGTGAAGTACAACTGGCCCTTGCTATTACCCCCGATTTTGCTTTGGCCCAACAATTACTGGAACAACTGCGATCGGGGCAGTGGGACTAG
- a CDS encoding glutaminase produces MRSQPNLDNQALAAYLAAAGSLAQPAAIALDTYEQICCLAGTVADLTRLGMLLVMPPLGLDPAHCRVVTAIMSTCGLYEYSGQFAVTAGVPCKSGVSGALVAIVPGQGVIAGYSPPLDRNGNSVAGIWLVQQLATTLRLSMFYRDVGEIKRIDLSEDWG; encoded by the coding sequence GTGCGATCGCAGCCCAATTTGGACAACCAGGCATTGGCAGCATACCTAGCTGCTGCGGGTTCCCTAGCTCAGCCCGCTGCCATTGCCCTGGATACCTACGAACAAATTTGTTGCTTAGCCGGAACGGTGGCGGATTTAACTCGATTGGGAATGCTATTGGTAATGCCACCGCTGGGGTTAGATCCAGCCCATTGCCGCGTGGTCACGGCGATCATGAGTACGTGTGGCCTCTATGAGTATTCGGGTCAATTTGCGGTGACGGCAGGAGTGCCCTGTAAGTCGGGAGTGAGTGGGGCACTGGTGGCGATCGTGCCCGGTCAAGGAGTCATTGCTGGTTACAGTCCACCGCTAGACAGGAACGGTAACTCCGTAGCAGGAATCTGGCTGGTCCAACAACTGGCCACCACCTTGCGCCTCAGTATGTTTTATCGCGATGTCGGTGAAATTAAGCGAATAGACTTGTCTGAAGACTGGGGATAG
- a CDS encoding glutaminase, with protein sequence MAFSPNLNTLTSAQLDTWFALAQGQARTGNLPDYIPALAQANPEWLAIAIQTCQIQTCQGNRLLCGDRGHRFPLMSVIKPFLLLYLLVYLLATQGAETVFTYVGMDPSDRPFNALSQLQADGRFPRNPMLNSGAIALAALLPGEMPQAKCLHLCGWLN encoded by the coding sequence ATGGCATTTTCTCCTAATCTCAATACCCTGACCTCAGCCCAACTCGATACCTGGTTTGCCTTGGCTCAAGGGCAGGCCCGCACGGGTAACCTCCCGGATTATATTCCTGCCTTAGCTCAAGCTAACCCAGAGTGGTTGGCGATCGCGATCCAAACCTGTCAGATCCAAACCTGTCAGGGTAACAGGTTGCTGTGTGGCGATCGCGGTCATCGTTTTCCTCTAATGAGTGTGATTAAACCGTTCTTGCTCCTCTATTTACTGGTCTATTTACTGGCAACCCAGGGGGCAGAGACGGTGTTTACCTATGTGGGCATGGACCCCAGTGATCGTCCTTTCAATGCCCTGAGCCAACTCCAAGCCGATGGGAGGTTTCCCCGCAACCCCATGCTCAATAGTGGCGCGATCGCGCTGGCGGCCTTGCTACCGGGTGAAATGCCCCAGGCTAAGTGTCTGCACCTGTGTGGGTGGCTAAATTAA
- a CDS encoding cobyrinic acid a,c-diamide synthase → MQEIQSVPRTKHSSSLDSILGSLPPEARDWLESLPWKKRRYVLLICHLICAAPPEVQAEFLDDYTADGIVSRMLSDRDYRQQVAKCLQEFHIDTELTEAVLRDYIRQFYIHSAQDAHRQPNLYLESALRLVISMEERNNVLNYALGFELLKMLFQMSWLQHEKLYRLQRNQEAFIQTYIKPIQHAHRINGIIVPRDEKMFFAKRDYYIQKPNIPPRKLVELVMATFTSDVVTHFGFSVLRHLNSLVFDYDYIYRPEVDGIFS, encoded by the coding sequence ATGCAGGAAATACAATCGGTCCCCCGGACTAAACATTCTAGCAGTTTGGACAGTATCCTAGGCAGTTTGCCGCCGGAGGCGAGAGACTGGCTCGAAAGTTTGCCGTGGAAAAAACGACGCTATGTCTTGCTGATTTGTCATCTCATTTGTGCAGCTCCACCGGAAGTTCAGGCCGAGTTTCTGGATGATTACACAGCAGATGGCATCGTCTCACGCATGTTGAGCGATCGCGACTATCGGCAGCAGGTTGCCAAGTGTCTCCAGGAATTCCACATTGATACTGAACTTACGGAAGCGGTGCTGCGGGATTATATTCGTCAGTTTTATATTCACTCAGCTCAGGATGCTCACCGCCAACCCAACCTTTATTTGGAATCGGCCCTGCGTCTGGTTATTAGTATGGAAGAACGGAATAATGTTCTGAATTATGCGCTGGGTTTTGAGTTATTAAAAATGCTCTTCCAGATGAGTTGGCTACAGCATGAAAAACTCTATCGGCTTCAGCGGAATCAGGAAGCGTTTATTCAAACTTATATTAAGCCAATTCAACACGCCCATCGTATCAATGGGATTATTGTGCCCCGTGACGAAAAGATGTTTTTCGCAAAGCGTGATTACTATATCCAAAAACCTAACATCCCCCCGCGAAAATTGGTTGAATTAGTGATGGCGACGTTTACGAGTGATGTAGTCACTCATTTCGGATTCTCGGTCCTGCGCCACCTGAACTCGCTGGTGTTTGACTACGACTACATCTATCGTCCTGAAGTCGATGGCATTTTCTCCTAA
- a CDS encoding Hpt domain-containing protein, with translation MADSDPYPQAPSPVGINWDYLHALSGNNPVFEQEILTLFCDDTKDRLQELQVALAAQDFAAARAIAHHLKGSASNLCLTDIHACAIAIEGHLRQEHLDQATALLPTLTQQLQQLQATVQSFGERSGEH, from the coding sequence ATGGCGGATTCCGATCCCTACCCTCAAGCGCCCTCACCGGTTGGCATTAACTGGGACTATCTACACGCTCTGTCGGGCAATAATCCCGTCTTTGAGCAGGAAATTCTAACGCTCTTTTGCGACGATACTAAAGACCGATTACAGGAGCTTCAGGTTGCCTTGGCAGCGCAGGATTTTGCGGCTGCTAGGGCGATCGCTCACCATTTGAAGGGATCAGCGAGCAATCTTTGCCTAACCGATATCCACGCCTGCGCGATCGCGATCGAAGGACACCTGCGGCAAGAGCATCTTGACCAAGCGACTGCCCTCTTACCCACCCTAACGCAGCAGCTTCAGCAGCTTCAGGCTACGGTACAATCGTTCGGTGAGCGCTCCGGCGAGCATTAA
- the sfsA gene encoding DNA/RNA nuclease SfsA, with translation MSAAVSDDVFLYRYPPLQAGVLLQRYKRFFAKIKLDTGEVITAHCPNTGPMTGIYIPGSRVYVSHHNDPRRKLAYTWEMVAVPHADPATSGTTWVGVNTSLPNRIVKLALEHHLWPHLEPYTEIRTEVPYGPDSRSRVDFLLTPDRDTNRGERERPCYVEVKNTTWTQGPLALFPDTVTMRGQKHLHDMQALLPTARAVMLYFINRDDCPRFAPGDQADPTYGQLLRSAIAAGLTVLPCRFQVSPAGVRYCGLAEFLPQQPDG, from the coding sequence TTGTCTGCTGCCGTTTCTGACGATGTTTTTCTCTATCGCTATCCGCCTTTGCAAGCGGGGGTTTTGCTCCAACGCTATAAGCGGTTTTTTGCCAAAATTAAACTGGATACGGGTGAGGTGATCACCGCCCATTGCCCCAACACCGGACCGATGACAGGAATTTATATTCCCGGTAGTCGGGTCTATGTTTCACACCATAACGATCCGCGCCGCAAGCTGGCTTATACCTGGGAAATGGTCGCAGTGCCCCATGCCGATCCGGCTACCTCAGGTACCACCTGGGTGGGGGTGAATACATCTTTGCCCAATCGCATTGTGAAGCTGGCTCTGGAACACCATCTATGGCCTCACTTGGAACCCTATACCGAGATTCGCACGGAAGTTCCCTATGGTCCAGATAGCCGCAGTCGCGTCGATTTCCTGTTAACCCCTGATCGAGACACTAACCGAGGGGAGAGGGAACGCCCCTGTTATGTGGAAGTGAAGAACACGACCTGGACCCAGGGACCCCTGGCCCTCTTCCCGGATACGGTGACAATGCGGGGCCAAAAGCATTTACACGATATGCAAGCTCTCCTCCCAACCGCTCGTGCGGTGATGCTGTATTTCATTAATCGCGACGATTGTCCCCGGTTTGCACCGGGAGATCAGGCTGACCCCACCTATGGGCAATTGCTGCGATCGGCGATCGCGGCGGGCTTAACGGTGCTACCCTGTCGATTTCAGGTGAGTCCTGCCGGGGTGCGCTATTGCGGCCTCGCGGAGTTTCTACCCCAACAGCCGGATGGTTAA
- a CDS encoding ABC transporter ATP-binding protein produces the protein MARVVLENVYKTFRSYERSGSPAVPAVAPETALQPERAGSPLAHRHHPVTVLRRINLTVEAGEFMVLVGPSGCGKSTLLRLIAGLEDLTGGNIWVGDRLVNTLPPKERNSAMVFQSYALYPHLTVYDNLAFGLRRTTPPLQPLLASPQTGTGSVLETPLLHAEGFSPARLKAMLQTRWPYVRTWAQDSLSALTRSLPKEWRYWSDRERWVDQQVRQVAQMLQIEPLLDRLPKQLSGGQKQRVALGRAIARKPQVFLMDEPLSNLDAKLRAETRAQIVNLQRQLGTTTIYVTHDQVEAMTMGDRIAVMNAGQIQQIASPLDLYNYPANRFVAEFIGSPPMNFIPVQVKAPLTVIHPQFRFTLPDDWLETLAPYDGQTVILGIRPEHLSWGVPAPRSLPVRVDRVERLGSETHLTATLLESNLQLQSRISPDHAVTVGERIWLTAALEKVHFFDPSNDRALTRPGLPPH, from the coding sequence GTGGCTAGGGTTGTTCTTGAAAATGTCTATAAAACCTTCCGCAGTTATGAGAGGAGTGGTTCACCAGCGGTGCCCGCGGTTGCACCTGAGACGGCTCTCCAGCCAGAGCGCGCAGGGTCGCCGCTGGCGCATCGCCATCATCCCGTAACGGTGTTACGACGGATCAACCTGACTGTGGAAGCGGGCGAATTTATGGTCCTGGTAGGTCCCTCTGGCTGTGGGAAAAGTACCCTGCTGCGGCTGATTGCAGGGTTAGAGGACTTGACGGGTGGCAATATCTGGGTGGGCGATCGGTTGGTGAATACTTTGCCGCCGAAGGAACGCAACAGTGCCATGGTGTTCCAGAGTTATGCCCTTTATCCTCACCTGACGGTCTACGATAACCTCGCCTTTGGGCTACGACGGACGACTCCTCCGCTACAACCCCTGCTTGCTTCCCCACAGACGGGTACTGGGTCGGTCCTGGAAACTCCCCTGCTCCATGCCGAAGGGTTTTCGCCTGCGAGGCTCAAAGCCATGCTTCAGACCCGGTGGCCCTACGTGCGAACCTGGGCACAGGATAGCCTCAGTGCGCTGACCCGGTCCCTGCCCAAGGAGTGGCGGTACTGGTCCGATCGCGAACGCTGGGTGGATCAACAGGTGCGTCAGGTAGCCCAAATGTTGCAAATTGAACCCCTATTGGACCGTTTGCCTAAACAACTTTCGGGTGGCCAAAAACAACGAGTTGCCTTGGGACGGGCTATCGCCCGTAAGCCCCAGGTATTCCTGATGGATGAGCCGCTGTCGAACCTGGATGCCAAACTGCGGGCAGAAACGCGGGCACAAATTGTGAACCTGCAACGCCAACTGGGTACGACGACGATCTATGTCACCCACGACCAAGTTGAAGCAATGACGATGGGCGATCGGATTGCAGTGATGAATGCGGGCCAAATCCAACAAATTGCTTCACCGCTAGACCTCTATAACTATCCAGCCAATCGGTTTGTTGCCGAGTTTATTGGCTCTCCTCCTATGAACTTTATCCCGGTGCAGGTGAAAGCTCCCTTGACGGTGATCCATCCCCAATTTCGCTTTACCTTGCCCGATGATTGGCTGGAAACGCTGGCTCCCTACGATGGGCAAACAGTGATTCTAGGGATTCGGCCGGAACATTTGAGCTGGGGGGTGCCTGCGCCGCGTAGTCTACCGGTACGGGTCGATCGCGTTGAACGCCTAGGGAGCGAAACCCATTTAACAGCGACGCTCCTAGAGAGCAACCTCCAGCTACAAAGTCGGATTAGCCCGGATCACGCGGTAACGGTGGGGGAACGGATCTGGTTAACGGCAGCGCTGGAAAAGGTACATTTTTTCGATCCCAGCAACGATCGTGCCCTAACACGCCCAGGACTTCCCCCTCACTAG